A genomic segment from Muntiacus reevesi chromosome 15, mMunRee1.1, whole genome shotgun sequence encodes:
- the SCAMP5 gene encoding secretory carrier-associated membrane protein 5 isoform X2: protein MTKRLYYLWMLNSVTLAVNLVGCLAWLIGGGGATNFGLAFLWLILFTPCSYVCWFRPIYKAFKTDSSFSFMAFFFTFMAQLVISIIQAVGIPGWGVCGWIATISFFGTNIGSAVVMLIPTVMFTVMAVFSFIALSMVHKFYRGSGGSFSKAQEEWTTGAWKNPHVQQAAQNAAMGAAQGAMNQPQTQYSATPNYTYSNEM from the exons TGAATAGCGTCACGCTGGCcgtgaacctggtgggctgtctCGCGTGGCTGATCGGAGGCGGGGGAGCCACCAACTTTGGCCTCGCCTTTCTCTGGCTCATCCTCTTCACACCCTGCTCCTACGTCTGCTGGTTTCGGCCCATTTACAAGGCCTTCAA GACTGACAGCTCCTTCAGCTTCATGGCATTCTTCTTCACCTTCATGGCCCAGCTGGTCATCAGCATCATCCAGGCTGTGGGCATCCCAGGCTGGGGTGTCTG CGGCTGGATCgccaccatttccttcttcggaACGAACATTGGCTCAGCAGTGGTGATGCTCATTCCCACCGTCATGTTCACGGTCATGGCTGTCTTTTCCTTCATTGCCCTCAGCATG GTCCATAAATTCTACCGGGGCAGCGGGGGGAGTTTCAGCAAAGCTCAGGAGGAGTGGACCACGGGAGCATGGAAGAACCCGCACGTGCAGCAGGCGGCCCAGAATGCAGCCATGGGGGCAGCACAGGGTGCCATGAATCAGCCGCAGACTCAGTATTCTGCCACTCCCAACTACACATACTCCAATGAGATGTGA